Proteins found in one Erythrobacter sp. KY5 genomic segment:
- a CDS encoding PhzF family phenazine biosynthesis protein — MTQSIPYWHVDAFSAKPFGGNQAAVMVMDEWLPDEMLVAIGGENLFAETAFVIPDASGEADWELRWCTPTYEIALCGHATLASGHVLLSHHEWGKGRDRVTFRTRKSGVLEVRRDGVADGGGYALALPAIATEPAEHPDAAALMGTEPQSIHRSELGYNIMLYRNEAEVRALTPDNRGLEKLGADQFIATAPGEKSDIASRVFVPGGGVDEDSVTGSAHAALTPYWAAKLGRNAFTAHQASERGGDLTLRLEGERAWLGGPCVTVVEGRFLL; from the coding sequence ATGACTCAATCGATCCCCTACTGGCACGTCGATGCCTTCAGCGCGAAGCCGTTTGGCGGCAACCAGGCCGCAGTGATGGTGATGGACGAATGGCTGCCTGACGAGATGCTTGTGGCGATTGGGGGCGAGAACCTGTTCGCCGAGACAGCATTCGTCATTCCCGATGCCAGCGGAGAGGCCGACTGGGAGCTGCGCTGGTGCACGCCGACTTACGAGATCGCGCTGTGCGGCCATGCGACGCTGGCGAGCGGACATGTGCTGCTCTCCCATCATGAATGGGGGAAGGGCAGGGATCGCGTGACCTTCCGCACGCGCAAATCCGGCGTCCTCGAAGTAAGGCGCGATGGCGTGGCCGATGGCGGGGGCTATGCGCTCGCCCTCCCGGCCATCGCGACCGAACCTGCCGAGCATCCGGACGCTGCCGCGCTGATGGGGACTGAGCCGCAGAGCATTCACCGATCCGAGCTTGGCTACAACATCATGCTCTACCGCAACGAGGCGGAAGTGCGCGCGCTTACCCCCGACAATCGCGGGTTGGAGAAGTTGGGCGCGGATCAGTTCATCGCTACTGCACCGGGCGAGAAGAGTGACATTGCAAGCCGCGTCTTCGTGCCGGGTGGAGGGGTCGATGAGGACAGTGTGACCGGCTCTGCCCACGCAGCGCTCACGCCCTACTGGGCGGCGAAACTGGGCCGCAATGCCTTCACCGCGCATCAGGCAAGCGAGCGCGGAGGCGATCTGACACTCAGGCTGGAAGGCGAGCGCGCATGGCTTGGCGGGCCGTGTGTGACAGTGGTGGAAGGCCGCTTCCTGCTGTGA